A portion of the Nitratidesulfovibrio termitidis HI1 genome contains these proteins:
- a CDS encoding manganese-dependent inorganic pyrophosphatase translates to MAALVLGHMNPDTDSIIAAIGVADLMTKRGIEAKPVAQGACTPETEFVLGKFGLKAPEVVTSVAGQKVILVDTTERAQLPADLSDAELLGVVDHHKLGDVTTPNPLEMWVWPVGCSCTVIKAMYDFYGIEVPKAIAGGLLCAILSDTVMFKSVTCTPEDKKAVEALAKIAGVADVMALGMEMFKVKSAVEGASMKDLVFRDYKDFDMGGKKVGIGQLEVVDLSILEPVKAGLYEEITKVKGEGRHSVFLLLTDIMKEGSEMLIVSDDASMVEKAFGVKPEGTSVWLDGVMSRKKQVVPNFEKAFKG, encoded by the coding sequence ATGGCAGCTCTTGTCCTTGGTCACATGAACCCCGATACCGACTCCATCATCGCCGCCATCGGCGTTGCCGACCTGATGACCAAGCGCGGCATCGAAGCCAAGCCGGTCGCGCAGGGTGCGTGCACCCCCGAAACCGAATTCGTCCTCGGCAAGTTCGGCCTGAAGGCCCCCGAAGTGGTGACCTCCGTGGCTGGCCAGAAGGTCATCCTGGTTGACACCACCGAACGTGCGCAGCTGCCCGCCGACCTGTCCGACGCCGAACTGCTCGGCGTGGTCGACCACCACAAGCTGGGCGACGTGACCACCCCCAACCCGCTGGAAATGTGGGTGTGGCCGGTGGGTTGCTCCTGTACCGTCATCAAGGCGATGTACGACTTCTACGGCATCGAAGTGCCCAAGGCCATCGCCGGCGGCCTGCTGTGCGCCATCCTGTCCGACACCGTCATGTTCAAGTCCGTCACCTGCACCCCCGAAGACAAGAAGGCTGTCGAAGCCCTTGCCAAGATCGCGGGCGTGGCCGACGTGATGGCCCTGGGCATGGAAATGTTCAAGGTGAAGTCCGCCGTTGAAGGCGCGTCCATGAAGGACCTGGTCTTCCGCGACTACAAGGACTTCGACATGGGCGGCAAGAAGGTCGGCATCGGCCAGCTGGAAGTGGTGGACCTGTCCATCCTCGAGCCCGTGAAGGCCGGCCTGTACGAAGAAATCACCAAGGTGAAGGGCGAAGGCCGTCACTCGGTGTTCCTGCTGCTGACCGACATCATGAAGGAAGGTTCCGAAATGCTGATCGTTTCGGACGACGCCTCCATGGTCGAAAAGGCCTTTGGCGTGAAGCCCGAAGGCACGTCGGTGTGGCTTGACGGCGTGATGAGCCGCAAGAAGCAGGTGGTGCCCAACTTCGAAAAGGCCTTCAAGGGCTAG
- a CDS encoding PTS sugar transporter subunit IIB: MLWFRIDNRLVHGQIIEAWLPYTGARRLLVANDALAADDLQQQIVSLAIPGRVEVHFVRVDALAQYCTGRADDGHDTLVLFATCADARRAFDAGVGMSTLNIGNLHYPPGKKQLCAHVSVSDDDEACLRFFNRHSVSLDFRCVPNEPVQIKGWS, from the coding sequence ATGCTCTGGTTCCGCATCGACAACCGCCTGGTGCACGGCCAGATCATCGAGGCGTGGCTGCCCTACACCGGGGCACGACGCCTGCTGGTGGCCAACGACGCCCTGGCGGCTGACGACCTGCAACAGCAGATCGTCTCGCTGGCCATTCCCGGCCGGGTGGAAGTGCACTTCGTGCGGGTGGACGCCCTGGCCCAGTACTGTACCGGGCGCGCGGACGACGGGCACGACACGCTCGTGCTCTTCGCCACGTGCGCCGACGCCCGCCGCGCCTTCGACGCGGGAGTGGGCATGAGCACCCTGAACATCGGCAACCTGCACTACCCCCCCGGCAAGAAACAGCTGTGCGCGCATGTTTCCGTTTCCGACGATGACGAAGCCTGCCTGCGCTTCTTCAACCGCCACTCCGTGTCCCTGGACTTTCGCTGCGTGCCCAACGAACCGGTGCAGATAAAGGGGTGGTCATGA
- a CDS encoding PTS sugar transporter subunit IIA: MSTTEQHHPGQPRKGHSDSGNPGDGQAAAESRIGVILVTHADYGAALLRAAEFILGPVQDCASISVDVSLEVDETVKRLNEAVKRLDTGRGVMILTDMFGGTPTNLSLALLGKGNVEVLTGVNLPMLLKVFGGRDGDLAALSRDARDAGAKGIVAAGELLRSRVKNG, from the coding sequence ATGTCCACCACCGAACAGCATCACCCAGGGCAGCCCCGCAAGGGCCACAGTGACAGCGGCAACCCCGGAGACGGCCAGGCCGCCGCGGAATCGCGCATCGGCGTGATTCTGGTGACCCATGCCGACTACGGCGCGGCGCTGCTGCGCGCGGCGGAATTCATACTCGGGCCGGTGCAGGACTGCGCCTCCATCAGCGTGGACGTCTCTCTGGAAGTGGACGAGACGGTGAAGCGGCTGAACGAGGCGGTAAAACGCCTGGATACCGGGCGCGGGGTGATGATTCTTACCGACATGTTCGGCGGCACCCCCACCAACCTCAGTCTGGCCCTGCTGGGCAAGGGCAACGTGGAAGTGCTGACCGGCGTCAACCTGCCCATGCTGCTCAAGGTGTTTGGCGGGCGCGACGGCGATCTGGCCGCCCTTTCGCGCGATGCGCGCGACGCGGGCGCCAAGGGTATCGTGGCGGCTGGCGAACTGCTGCGCAGCCGGGTCAAGAACGGGTAG
- the rapZ gene encoding RNase adapter RapZ yields MSTKASSSPAPSAPASSSPGAPGSSGQAATDRGADADSLVAAADFPVIIVTGLSGAGKSTVLNVLEDLRYFTVDGLPATLAPQMVTILNREALSHYQGLVLGMDLRESNFVRNLEKSLERLQGMGVRPAVVFIEANAPVLNRRYATTRRPHPLESEGMGLEQALEQERLRLAPVRETADLVVDTSSYSIHDLRRVIQKKWSTIQGRIRSLRINIVTFGFKYGVPADADLVFDLRFLPNPYFVPDLRPLSGLDEPVAKYVLEAGHGDAFLAKLLDFLHFLLPQYETEGRYRLTIAIGCTGGRHRSVSVAEALLRALKKSDYAVSIEHRHMELG; encoded by the coding sequence ATGTCCACCAAGGCCTCGTCATCACCCGCACCTTCCGCCCCGGCGTCCAGTTCGCCCGGCGCGCCGGGCAGCTCCGGACAAGCGGCAACCGACAGGGGCGCGGATGCGGACAGTCTGGTGGCCGCCGCCGACTTTCCCGTCATCATCGTTACCGGGTTGTCCGGCGCAGGCAAAAGCACGGTGCTCAACGTGCTGGAAGACCTGCGCTATTTCACGGTGGACGGCCTGCCTGCAACGCTGGCCCCGCAGATGGTCACCATCCTGAACCGCGAGGCGCTGTCCCACTATCAGGGGCTGGTGCTGGGCATGGACCTGCGCGAAAGCAACTTCGTGCGCAACCTGGAAAAGTCGCTGGAACGGTTGCAGGGCATGGGCGTGCGCCCGGCGGTGGTGTTCATAGAGGCCAACGCCCCCGTGCTCAACCGGCGCTACGCCACCACCCGCCGCCCGCACCCGCTGGAAAGCGAAGGCATGGGGCTGGAGCAGGCCCTGGAGCAGGAGCGGCTGCGCCTTGCCCCGGTGCGCGAAACCGCCGACCTCGTGGTGGACACCTCCAGCTATTCCATCCACGACCTGCGCCGGGTCATCCAGAAGAAGTGGAGCACCATCCAGGGGCGCATCCGGTCGCTGCGCATCAACATCGTCACCTTCGGGTTCAAGTACGGCGTGCCTGCCGACGCGGACCTGGTGTTCGACCTGCGCTTTCTGCCCAATCCCTATTTCGTGCCCGACCTACGCCCCTTGTCCGGGCTGGACGAGCCGGTGGCCAAGTACGTGCTGGAAGCGGGGCACGGCGATGCCTTTCTGGCGAAGCTGCTGGACTTTCTGCATTTTCTGCTGCCCCAGTACGAGACGGAAGGGCGTTATCGCCTGACCATTGCCATCGGCTGCACCGGCGGGCGGCACCGTTCGGTCTCGGTGGCGGAGGCCCTGCTTCGCGCCTTGAAAAAATCTGATTATGCCGTATCCATAGAGCACCGCCACATGGAGCTGGGTTGA
- a CDS encoding PTS sugar transporter subunit IIA — translation MRLSEYLHDDLILPELSAGTKKEVLAELVQAVVRRHPEVDAAVALGVLHDRESLGTTGIGDGVAIPHGKLANISDIVVAVGRSVPGIDFDALDMKPCHLFFLVLAPEQVAGMHLRILAHISRLLKDPQFRRAMLDAPDGEAFKALMRTT, via the coding sequence ATGAGGCTTTCGGAGTATCTTCACGATGATCTGATCCTGCCCGAGCTCTCCGCCGGCACCAAGAAAGAGGTGCTGGCGGAACTCGTGCAGGCCGTGGTGCGGCGGCATCCCGAAGTGGATGCCGCCGTTGCGCTGGGCGTGCTGCACGACCGCGAGTCGCTGGGAACCACCGGCATAGGCGACGGCGTGGCCATTCCCCACGGCAAGCTGGCCAACATCAGCGACATCGTGGTGGCCGTGGGGCGCAGCGTGCCGGGCATCGACTTCGATGCGCTGGACATGAAACCCTGCCACCTCTTTTTCCTGGTGCTGGCCCCGGAGCAGGTGGCGGGCATGCACCTGCGCATTCTGGCCCACATCTCCCGCCTGCTGAAGGATCCGCAGTTCCGCCGCGCCATGCTCGACGCGCCGGACGGCGAGGCCTTCAAGGCCCTCATGCGGACCACCTGA
- the hpf gene encoding ribosome hibernation-promoting factor, HPF/YfiA family — translation MNIAFTFKNFEPSDHLKKYARRRLEKLGRFVGKSALEMQVNLSVDKFRHKAEVQMAGDGFTFSAVEQSEDMYATIDLVLEKLESQLRKQVEKQKDRRRSVQSDKLGKGIDVFTFGTMGQGDERTITGTDHFAPKPMHMDEAAMQLDQSDNEFLVFLNAEVERVNIIYRRRNGDFGLIDPVV, via the coding sequence ATGAACATCGCCTTCACCTTCAAGAACTTCGAACCCTCCGACCACCTGAAGAAGTACGCCCGCCGCCGTCTTGAAAAGCTTGGCCGGTTCGTCGGCAAGTCCGCCCTGGAAATGCAGGTGAACCTTTCCGTCGACAAGTTCCGCCACAAGGCGGAAGTGCAGATGGCTGGCGACGGCTTTACCTTCTCCGCCGTCGAACAGTCCGAAGACATGTACGCCACCATCGACCTGGTGCTGGAAAAGCTGGAATCGCAGCTGCGCAAGCAGGTCGAAAAGCAGAAGGACCGTCGCCGTTCCGTGCAGTCCGACAAGCTGGGCAAGGGCATCGACGTGTTCACCTTCGGCACCATGGGCCAAGGCGACGAGCGGACCATCACCGGTACCGACCATTTCGCCCCCAAGCCCATGCACATGGATGAAGCGGCCATGCAGCTCGACCAGAGCGACAACGAGTTCCTGGTGTTCCTGAACGCCGAGGTGGAACGCGTCAACATCATCTACCGGCGTCGTAACGGCGATTTCGGCCTTATCGATCCGGTCGTCTAG
- the rpoN gene encoding RNA polymerase factor sigma-54 produces the protein MALELRQQLKLTQQLVMTPQLQQAIRLLQLSRLELVETVQQEMLENPFLEEAQDDGPQQEAPDQREAAEPAADVAYDREIARDADWEDYLGDFASTSRQSTVRESELPEEMTSFEARYAAKPSLEGHLMWQLRLSSLTERQKDIGEVIIGNIASSGYLHATVDDIAEMAGVTPGEVDPVLHAVQRFDPVGVAARTAQECLLVQIEMLGYTRDRVLVELVRDHLEDLEKRRYKPLLRKFRLTMEDLKEYLDLIQTLDPMPGASYGGGDPQFVSPDVYVYKYDDDFIIMLNEDGLPHLQLSTMYERSAAAAASAGEREYFQEKMRSASWLIKSLYQRQRTLYKVVESIVKYQRGFFEDGVSRLKPLILKDIADDIGMHESTVSRITTGKYVATPHGIMELKFFFNSALELDDGSQVGSESVKALIKKLIGDEDPREPLSDERIGEILKDQLKVNIARRTVAKYRTAMDIPSSSKRKELF, from the coding sequence ATGGCATTGGAACTCAGGCAACAGCTCAAGCTCACCCAGCAATTGGTGATGACGCCGCAACTGCAACAGGCCATCCGGCTGTTGCAGCTTTCGCGGCTGGAGCTTGTCGAGACGGTGCAGCAGGAAATGCTGGAAAACCCGTTTCTGGAAGAAGCCCAGGACGACGGGCCGCAGCAGGAGGCCCCCGACCAGCGCGAAGCCGCCGAACCTGCCGCGGATGTCGCCTACGACCGTGAAATCGCCCGCGATGCCGACTGGGAAGACTACCTTGGCGACTTCGCCAGCACCAGCCGCCAGTCCACGGTGCGCGAATCGGAACTGCCCGAGGAAATGACCTCGTTCGAGGCGCGCTACGCCGCCAAGCCCTCGCTGGAAGGGCACCTGATGTGGCAGTTGCGCCTGTCCTCGCTGACCGAGCGGCAGAAGGACATCGGCGAGGTGATCATCGGCAACATCGCTTCGTCCGGCTATTTGCACGCCACGGTGGACGATATCGCCGAAATGGCGGGGGTCACCCCCGGCGAGGTGGACCCCGTACTGCACGCCGTGCAGCGCTTCGACCCCGTGGGCGTGGCCGCGCGCACCGCGCAGGAATGCCTGCTGGTCCAGATAGAAATGCTGGGCTACACGCGCGACAGGGTGCTGGTGGAACTGGTGCGCGACCACCTGGAAGACCTGGAGAAGCGCCGCTACAAGCCGTTGTTGCGCAAGTTCCGCCTGACCATGGAGGACCTGAAGGAGTATCTGGACCTCATCCAGACCCTGGACCCCATGCCTGGCGCCAGTTACGGCGGGGGCGACCCCCAGTTCGTCAGCCCCGACGTGTACGTCTACAAGTACGACGACGATTTCATCATCATGCTCAACGAGGACGGCCTGCCGCACCTGCAGTTGAGCACCATGTACGAGCGCTCCGCCGCAGCGGCCGCTTCGGCGGGCGAACGCGAATATTTCCAGGAAAAGATGCGCTCCGCCTCGTGGCTCATCAAGAGCCTGTACCAGCGCCAGCGTACACTGTACAAGGTGGTGGAATCCATCGTGAAGTACCAGCGCGGCTTTTTCGAGGACGGGGTTTCGCGCCTGAAGCCGCTCATCCTGAAGGACATCGCCGACGACATCGGCATGCATGAATCCACCGTCAGCCGCATTACCACCGGCAAGTACGTGGCCACGCCGCACGGCATCATGGAGTTGAAGTTCTTCTTCAACAGTGCGCTGGAACTGGACGACGGCAGCCAGGTGGGTTCCGAGAGCGTCAAGGCGCTGATCAAGAAGCTGATCGGCGACGAAGACCCGCGCGAACCGCTGAGCGACGAGCGCATCGGCGAAATTTTGAAGGATCAGCTCAAAGTCAATATTGCCCGCAGGACCGTTGCGAAGTATCGTACTGCCATGGACATTCCCTCCTCTTCCAAGCGGAAGGAACTGTTCTGA
- the lptB gene encoding LPS export ABC transporter ATP-binding protein, with amino-acid sequence MSSVLRGEDLHKQFGQREVVRGVSLAVTQGETVGLLGPNGAGKTTTFYMLIGIIKPTSGRVELDGRDIADWPLHERARVGLSYLPQESSIFRRLTVRQNLQMILEHTGLSKAQQKERGDMLLEDFGITHLANSVAMHLSGGERRRLEIARSMIREPKFILLDEPFAGIDPLAVDDIQQLITGLRNRGIGVLISDHNVRETLHICDRAYLVHQGEVILEGAPADIVDNPRARDVYLGEGFCL; translated from the coding sequence GTGAGTTCGGTGCTGCGCGGAGAAGACCTGCACAAGCAGTTCGGCCAGCGCGAGGTGGTGCGCGGCGTATCGCTGGCGGTGACCCAGGGCGAGACCGTGGGCCTGCTGGGTCCCAACGGCGCGGGCAAGACCACCACGTTCTACATGCTCATCGGCATCATCAAGCCGACATCGGGACGGGTCGAGCTGGATGGCCGCGACATCGCCGACTGGCCCCTGCACGAACGGGCACGGGTGGGGCTGAGCTATCTGCCGCAGGAAAGTTCCATCTTCCGCCGTCTTACGGTACGCCAGAATCTTCAGATGATTCTTGAGCACACCGGCCTTTCCAAGGCGCAGCAGAAAGAGCGCGGCGACATGCTGCTGGAGGACTTCGGCATCACCCACCTGGCCAACTCCGTGGCCATGCACCTTTCCGGCGGTGAGCGGCGACGACTGGAAATTGCCCGGTCCATGATCCGCGAACCCAAGTTCATCCTGCTGGACGAACCCTTTGCCGGTATCGACCCGCTGGCCGTGGACGACATCCAGCAGCTCATCACCGGCCTGCGCAACCGGGGCATCGGCGTGCTCATCTCCGACCACAACGTGCGTGAAACCCTGCACATCTGTGACCGGGCCTACCTGGTGCATCAGGGCGAGGTGATTCTGGAAGGCGCCCCCGCGGACATCGTGGACAACCCCCGTGCGCGGGACGTGTACCTGGGCGAGGGGTTCTGCCTGTAG
- a CDS encoding LptA/OstA family protein has product MRHTGIRSALCVALLLTFSVPAVAADAKSGTEVRRDVPTAVKSDRMQYDAKGQVVIFEGDVYVQRPDFEMWAEKITLHLRKKAAKPGKAGAGQGADASASSSSSSSAGSAGPGGMDAGEIDRMVAERNVRMKRENRTGECEKATYTVDNAVLVMEGNPVLHEGENSIKGDVITFYTRENRSEVRGTSTKRVQAVFTSSGDVNPLGDSKAKSDSKATPDSKGTKDTQDASAGAAAPKGAAQ; this is encoded by the coding sequence ATGAGACATACCGGCATCCGCTCCGCGCTGTGCGTGGCGCTGCTGTTGACCTTTTCCGTTCCCGCCGTGGCGGCGGACGCCAAGTCGGGCACCGAGGTGCGCCGGGACGTGCCCACCGCCGTCAAGTCCGACCGCATGCAGTACGACGCCAAGGGCCAGGTGGTGATCTTCGAAGGCGACGTGTACGTCCAGCGGCCCGACTTCGAGATGTGGGCCGAAAAGATTACCCTGCACCTGCGCAAGAAGGCGGCCAAGCCCGGCAAGGCCGGGGCGGGGCAGGGGGCGGATGCGTCTGCCTCGTCCAGTTCGTCCAGCTCGGCCGGTTCTGCTGGGCCCGGTGGCATGGACGCGGGCGAGATCGACCGCATGGTGGCCGAGCGCAACGTGCGCATGAAGCGCGAGAACCGCACCGGTGAATGCGAGAAGGCCACCTACACCGTGGACAACGCCGTGCTGGTCATGGAAGGCAACCCCGTGCTGCACGAAGGCGAGAACAGCATCAAGGGCGACGTCATCACCTTCTACACCCGCGAGAACCGCAGCGAGGTGCGCGGCACCTCCACCAAGCGGGTGCAGGCGGTGTTCACTTCGTCCGGCGACGTGAACCCCCTTGGCGATTCCAAGGCCAAGTCCGATTCCAAGGCCACGCCCGATTCCAAGGGCACCAAGGACACACAGGACGCCTCCGCGGGCGCTGCCGCCCCCAAGGGGGCTGCCCAGTGA
- the lptC gene encoding LPS export ABC transporter periplasmic protein LptC, whose translation MRRRTLLILLLVALVVGGAAVWRWQAGMRKALESAMAGAATDPATLEEAVGVAMKGIELVQGEKGIELWRLKATWAQLHQNNNIIDVDSPDIVYQMDGGKQLHIVARKGEVQQQAQMMRMWDEVHATHDRHELFAHLMVYNGTSRTMYFPEGARIEGQSLSGNATRLEWDMAADVLRGSDGVSMLLAPRTGGENDQPVSGKATAPQASHKESSQKAAVQKKAVQKAPENKKPAQKTPAAKAAQQGTGASKSTKQETRQ comes from the coding sequence ATGAGACGCCGTACGCTGTTGATTCTGCTGCTGGTGGCGCTGGTTGTCGGCGGTGCCGCGGTGTGGCGCTGGCAGGCAGGAATGCGCAAGGCGCTGGAATCGGCCATGGCCGGGGCCGCCACAGACCCCGCCACGCTGGAAGAGGCCGTGGGCGTGGCCATGAAGGGCATTGAACTGGTGCAGGGCGAAAAGGGCATCGAACTGTGGCGACTGAAGGCCACCTGGGCGCAACTGCACCAGAACAACAACATCATCGACGTGGACAGCCCCGACATCGTCTACCAGATGGACGGCGGCAAACAGCTGCACATCGTGGCCAGAAAGGGCGAAGTGCAGCAGCAGGCGCAGATGATGCGCATGTGGGACGAGGTGCATGCCACCCACGACCGCCACGAACTGTTTGCCCATCTGATGGTGTACAACGGCACCAGCCGGACCATGTATTTTCCGGAAGGGGCGCGCATAGAGGGGCAGAGCCTTTCGGGCAACGCCACCAGGCTGGAATGGGACATGGCCGCCGACGTGCTGCGCGGCAGCGACGGTGTGTCCATGTTGCTGGCCCCGCGTACTGGCGGCGAAAACGATCAGCCCGTGTCGGGCAAGGCCACCGCTCCTCAGGCGTCCCACAAAGAGTCCTCCCAGAAGGCCGCCGTGCAAAAGAAGGCCGTTCAGAAGGCGCCGGAGAACAAGAAACCGGCCCAGAAGACCCCTGCGGCCAAGGCCGCACAACAGGGCACGGGCGCTTCCAAGTCAACCAAGCAGGAGACCAGGCAATGA
- a CDS encoding KdsC family phosphatase — MRSEDLDQDQAQDLAQDLARSISLLVLDVDGVMTDGGLYYDDEGRVTKRFNVQDGLGIKLAQAAGITVAVITGLTSGAVEARIRGLGIKDYHAGFLDKSECIDGIRRKYHLEWPQVAYLGDDWVDFGPLKLVGLPMAVANAQPEVKALARYITTANGGHGAVREAIRFLLSEQGLLDRMLESWPEQA, encoded by the coding sequence ATGCGATCTGAAGATCTGGACCAAGACCAGGCCCAAGATTTGGCCCAAGATTTGGCCCGATCCATCTCGCTGCTGGTGCTGGACGTGGACGGGGTAATGACCGACGGCGGCCTGTACTACGACGATGAAGGCCGGGTGACCAAGCGGTTCAACGTGCAGGACGGCCTGGGCATCAAGCTGGCGCAGGCCGCGGGCATTACCGTGGCCGTGATCACCGGGCTGACCTCCGGCGCGGTGGAAGCGCGCATCCGCGGCCTGGGCATCAAGGACTACCATGCCGGTTTTCTGGACAAGTCGGAGTGCATCGACGGTATCCGCCGCAAGTACCATCTTGAATGGCCGCAGGTGGCCTACCTTGGCGACGACTGGGTGGACTTCGGCCCCCTGAAGCTGGTGGGTCTGCCCATGGCCGTTGCCAATGCCCAGCCCGAGGTCAAGGCCCTGGCGCGCTACATAACCACCGCCAACGGCGGGCACGGCGCAGTGCGCGAGGCAATCCGTTTTCTGCTGAGCGAGCAGGGGCTGCTGGATCGCATGCTGGAAAGCTGGCCGGAGCAGGCATGA
- the kdsA gene encoding 3-deoxy-8-phosphooctulonate synthase: protein MTPDALYERLRARRFIFAGPCALESLELALDTAHAVREAAEAAGLFAVFKSSWDKANRTSLDGFRGPGLVRGMEWLARIKQETGLPVVTDIHEPEQAKPVAEVADVLQIPAFLCRQTSLLLAAAQTGRVVNVKKGQFVAPWDMAPALDKLRSTGNQRILLTERGASFGYNNLVVDFRSLPIMQGYGVPVVFDATHSVQLPGGKGTSSGGDRRFVPMLSRAAVAAGVDGVFLETHPDPDHALCDGPNSWPLDKLAPLLRDFAALWSLPYAI from the coding sequence ATGACGCCGGATGCCCTGTACGAGCGCCTGCGGGCGCGCCGGTTCATATTCGCCGGGCCATGCGCCCTGGAAAGTCTGGAACTGGCCCTGGACACCGCCCACGCCGTGCGCGAGGCCGCAGAGGCAGCCGGGCTGTTCGCCGTGTTCAAGAGTTCGTGGGACAAGGCCAACCGCACCTCGCTGGATGGCTTTCGCGGCCCCGGCCTTGTGCGCGGCATGGAATGGCTGGCCCGCATCAAGCAGGAAACAGGCCTGCCTGTCGTCACCGACATCCACGAGCCGGAACAGGCGAAACCCGTGGCCGAAGTGGCCGACGTGCTCCAGATTCCCGCCTTTTTGTGTCGCCAGACCAGCCTGCTGCTGGCCGCCGCGCAGACGGGCAGGGTGGTCAACGTCAAGAAGGGCCAGTTCGTGGCCCCGTGGGACATGGCGCCCGCGCTGGACAAGCTGCGCTCCACCGGCAACCAGCGCATCCTTCTGACGGAACGCGGAGCCAGCTTCGGCTACAACAATCTGGTCGTGGATTTCCGCTCGCTGCCCATCATGCAGGGCTACGGCGTGCCGGTGGTGTTCGACGCCACCCACTCCGTGCAACTGCCCGGCGGCAAGGGAACCTCGTCCGGCGGTGACCGCCGCTTCGTGCCCATGCTGTCCCGCGCTGCCGTGGCCGCCGGGGTGGACGGGGTATTCCTGGAAACCCACCCCGACCCCGACCATGCCCTGTGCGACGGCCCCAACAGCTGGCCGCTGGACAAGCTGGCCCCGCTGCTGCGTGACTTTGCCGCCCTCTGGAGCCTGCCGTATGCGATCTGA